A single genomic interval of Meleagris gallopavo isolate NT-WF06-2002-E0010 breed Aviagen turkey brand Nicholas breeding stock chromosome 6, Turkey_5.1, whole genome shotgun sequence harbors:
- the LOC104911356 gene encoding acyl-CoA-binding domain-containing protein 5-like — protein MFNETAEQSVEMYPFGHCGSFQPTNEMMLKFYSFYKQATQGPCNIPRPGFWDPIGRYKWDAWSALGDMSKEEAMIAYVEEMKKVNLLTSGRYLLEQIFHELN, from the exons ATGTTTAACgaaacagcagagcaaagcgTCGAAATGTATCCTTTTGGTCACTGTG GTTCTTTCCAGCCAACAAATGAAATGATGCTGAAGTTCTATAGCTTTTATAAGCAGGCAACACAAGGACCCTGTAACATTCCAAGACCTGGATTTTGGGATCCAATTGGTAGATATAAATG GGATGCTTGGAGTGCCCTGGGAGATATGTCCAAAGAGGAAGCCATGATAGCTTAtgttgaagaaatgaaaaaggtaAATTTATTAACAAGTGGGAGGTATCTTTTAGAACAAATATTCCATGAGCTAAACTAG
- the ACBD5 gene encoding acyl-CoA-binding domain-containing protein 5: MLLEQVSASIPVLLVQDADLSNVLNSAPNIKTVNGKAESSDSGAESEEEGLHEEEEKELQQNVKECKSLKAESLAAKDMENIVANDCYKDSFIPHVQNGIQTKSALNGLNVEEEIQKTEPSLEIANNCAHQGANEESTEEVSGTQHLTSDSDSEVYCDSMEQLGLEEPSEIITSAKGSLKRSSHFLDVDHHPLLENTDLPRHACTTAGNLQLGNAVEGAVQEKGEVKCGGEDGKASNGAPHKEKKDGEKADFYGVRRGRGHRLHPLGDGSQGGQMGNGGDGERWGSDRGPRGSLSEQIAVVLMRLQEDMQNVLQRLHMLEAVTASQARSATLQSNYPPASSVKKPSWWPFEISPGVLAFAIVWPFIAQWLVHVYLQRKRRKLN, translated from the exons ACCTTAGTAACGTCCTGAATTCTGCTCCAAATATAAAGACCGTGAATGGAAAAGCTGAGAGTAGTGATAGTGGCGCAGAATCAGAAGAAGAAGGACTtcatgaagaggaagaaaaagaactacaGCAAAATGTAAAGG AATGTAAGAGTCTGAAAGCAGAATCATTAGCTGCTAAGGATATGGAAAATATTGTTGCTAATGACTGTTACAAGGACAGCTTTATCCCACATGTGCAGAATGGCATCCAGACCAAATCTGCCTTGAATGGCTTGAATGTGgaggaagaaatacagaagacaGAGCCAAGCCTAGAAATAGCTAATAACTGTGCTCACCAAG GTGCAAATGAGGAGAGCACTGAAGAGGTCTCAGGAACTCAGCACTTAACCAGTGATTCAGACAGTGAAGTTTATTGTGACTCGATGGAGCAACTTGGACTAGAAGAG CCCTCGGAGATCATCACGTCAGCTAAAGGATCTTTAAAGCGTTCATCCCATTTCTTGGATGTAGATCACCATCCTCTATTAGAAAATACTGATCTTCCAAGGCATGCTTGCACAACTGCTGGGAATCTGCAGCTTGGAAATGCTGTAGAAGGAGCAGTTCAAGAAAAAGGTGAAGTCAAGTGTGGAGGAGAAGATGGCAAAGCCAGTAATGGGGCTCCTcacaaggagaaaaaggatggagaaaaagcagatttctaTGGTGTCAGAAGAGGGAGAG GGCACAGACTTCATCCTTTAGGAGACGGTTCGCAAGGTGGACAGATGGGTAATGGAGGGGATGGAGAGCGCTGGGGATCAGACAGAGGCCCGCGGGGCAGCCTCAGTGAGCAGATCGCCGTAGTGCTGATGCGGTTGCAAGAAGACATGCAGAATGTCCTGCAGAGGTTGCATATGCTGGAGGCAGTTACAGCATCACAG GCAAGATCTGCAACACTACAGTCAAATTATCCACCCGCCTCCTCTGTTAAG aaacCATCATGGTGGCCCTTTGAAATTTCTCCTGGTGTTTTAGCTTTTGCTATTGTATGGCCATTTATTGCCCAGTGGCTGGTGCACGTATATCTTCAAAGAAAGCGAAG AAAGCTGAACTGA